The proteins below are encoded in one region of Maribacter aestuarii:
- a CDS encoding NAD(P)-dependent alcohol dehydrogenase — MSKIKAYAAQSKEADLEPMDIERRELTDDDVKIDILYCGVCHSDLHQVRNDWKNSKYPVVPGHEIVGKVMAVGKNVSNFKEGDLVGVGCMVDSCQECGACKDDLEQFCEKGATMTYNSKDKHMGGHTFGGYSENIVVDKEFVLKVPTNIDAKAAAPLLCAGITTWSPLAHWGVKKGDKVGVIGLGGLGHMGIKFAHAMGAHTVMITTSPSKSEDAKSLGADEVLISKNDDDMEKHAGSFDFLLNTIPVGHDVNPYLSLLKRDSTMVLVGAIEPLEAVHGGSVIMGRKRIAGSLIGGIKETQEMLDFCGEHNVVCDIEMIDMQNINEAYDRLTKSDVKYRFVIDMKSLKES, encoded by the coding sequence ATGAGCAAAATAAAAGCATATGCGGCCCAGTCCAAAGAGGCCGATTTAGAACCAATGGACATTGAACGAAGAGAACTAACGGATGATGACGTAAAAATCGATATTCTATACTGTGGCGTTTGCCATAGCGATTTACACCAAGTCCGTAACGATTGGAAAAATTCCAAATATCCTGTTGTACCAGGTCACGAGATTGTGGGTAAGGTGATGGCAGTGGGTAAGAACGTTTCGAATTTTAAGGAAGGCGATTTAGTCGGTGTAGGGTGTATGGTAGATTCGTGCCAAGAGTGCGGTGCCTGTAAGGACGATTTGGAGCAGTTTTGTGAGAAAGGAGCGACCATGACCTACAATAGCAAGGATAAACACATGGGCGGCCATACCTTCGGAGGATATTCCGAGAATATAGTGGTGGACAAGGAATTTGTATTGAAGGTTCCCACCAATATCGATGCCAAAGCCGCTGCGCCACTGTTGTGTGCAGGAATCACCACTTGGTCTCCGTTAGCCCACTGGGGCGTAAAAAAGGGCGATAAAGTAGGCGTGATAGGCCTCGGTGGTCTTGGACATATGGGTATTAAATTTGCTCATGCCATGGGAGCGCATACGGTTATGATTACGACCTCTCCGAGTAAAAGCGAGGATGCCAAAAGTTTGGGAGCGGACGAAGTACTGATTTCCAAAAACGACGATGATATGGAAAAACATGCCGGCTCGTTTGACTTTTTGCTGAATACCATTCCAGTTGGCCATGATGTCAATCCATATTTATCCTTATTGAAAAGAGATTCTACCATGGTACTTGTTGGGGCTATTGAACCTTTAGAAGCGGTTCACGGTGGAAGCGTAATCATGGGAAGAAAAAGAATTGCCGGTTCCTTGATCGGTGGAATTAAGGAAACTCAGGAAATGCTGGATTTTTGCGGGGAGCATAATGTAGTTTGTGATATAGAGATGATAGATATGCAGAATATTAACGAGGCTTATGACCGATTGACGAAGTCGGATGTGAAATACCGTTTCGTTATCGATATGAAATCTTTGAAGGAAAGTTAA
- a CDS encoding DUF2141 domain-containing protein — MRKFALILGLVFTGLFATAQENDGVTITVTIENVLSDGGTILGGLHTMDTFMKGQGVASAMVPAKEGEVTLTFENVQPGTFAVMVMHDKNDNMRMDMEANGMPKESYGMTGPMESYGPPTFEAAKFEVANEDLDFRIRF, encoded by the coding sequence ATGAGAAAATTTGCACTTATTTTAGGATTAGTTTTTACCGGCCTTTTTGCCACAGCTCAAGAAAATGATGGCGTTACCATTACCGTAACCATAGAAAATGTACTCTCGGACGGTGGCACCATATTGGGCGGTCTGCATACGATGGACACGTTTATGAAAGGACAGGGCGTTGCCAGTGCCATGGTACCGGCAAAAGAAGGCGAAGTAACCTTGACATTTGAAAACGTACAACCAGGGACTTTTGCAGTGATGGTCATGCACGACAAGAACGACAACATGCGCATGGATATGGAAGCGAACGGCATGCCGAAAGAAAGTTACGGAATGACCGGACCTATGGAATCTTACGGACCACCAACTTTTGAAGCGGCGAAGTTTGAAGTCGCCAACGAGGACTTGGATTTTAGAATTAGGTTTTAG
- a CDS encoding HD domain-containing protein: MKLHNKNAYPRLCLELLSTLETSLPDSLTYHAVSHTIDVANVCNDYIERYGIDENHAKLIRIAAVGHDFGYIISPKNHEERSIKTLSHLLPSILDQEEILLVNGMIRATKVPQDPKNLYEQILADADLDYLGRPDYDVLSERLYQEFQYYKVVNTQEEWLDLQINFLKNHQYHTPFAQEHRKPLKLQKLEELKEKREALEC, encoded by the coding sequence ATGAAGTTGCATAACAAAAATGCATATCCTAGATTATGCTTGGAATTACTATCTACCTTGGAGACAAGCCTTCCAGATAGTTTAACATATCATGCCGTATCCCATACTATTGATGTAGCAAACGTATGCAATGACTATATTGAGCGCTATGGTATTGATGAGAATCATGCCAAATTAATCCGTATAGCAGCGGTGGGACATGATTTTGGTTATATTATATCACCAAAGAATCATGAGGAAAGAAGTATAAAGACCCTTTCACATCTGCTTCCTTCAATTCTAGACCAAGAGGAGATACTTCTTGTAAATGGTATGATCAGGGCTACTAAAGTCCCACAGGATCCCAAAAATTTATATGAGCAAATTCTAGCGGATGCCGATTTGGACTATTTGGGAAGACCTGATTATGACGTTCTAAGTGAAAGACTTTATCAGGAATTTCAATATTATAAAGTTGTCAATACCCAAGAAGAATGGTTGGACCTACAAATAAATTTTCTTAAGAATCACCAATACCACACCCCTTTCGCTCAAGAACATCGCAAACCGCTAAAACTGCAAAAACTAGAGGAGCTAAAAGAAAAGCGTGAAGCCTTGGAATGCTAG
- a CDS encoding adenylate/guanylate cyclase domain-containing protein, whose amino-acid sequence MRSTLLTIFVFLQSFFVTLQLDAQEPKLDSLKTVVKQKKRDSTIVNALLEISTLLARSEPEESKEYAQKAIDMAKAIKFTKGQAYGYKNLGLLLYFKGELNKELIDLWKKSLDLFKEIEFKTGISNLQNNLGSVYQTKGDDPTALAYFLKSLRLAEEIKDPFRISTAYLNIGGVYSNEKATYEQALEAYNKSKEIFEEIDYYHGAAYAAINIAEIQLNTNNPEAALKGLEDSMELFDKNDTDFANVLIMIGRAYEDMGKPKIAETNYLNAIEIALSNDAKMEASKAYIKLADMYRSKNLPSKALDQYQNALKLTESTKIFRDKRDIYAGLAQVHAQLGDYQNAFNFQKQFSAVRDTIKNDDYEATLGNLRFQFDIENKEKEIELLNAENKVKEVGLERAAISKKYFYAVAALLFAIALGAIMQYRFVKKSNKKLAQERNKAEQILLNILPKETAEELKLHGSVKAKEFKQITVLFTDFKAFSVIAEEISAEALVRSVDYYFKKFDEITQRHGLEKIKTIGDAYMCAGGLPTENTTHAFDAFNAAQEILKFVEDTLKNPPEGIYPFQIRIGLNTGPVVAGVVGTKKFQYDIWGNTVNIAARMESNSIPGKINISENTHEILKNEIDFTYRGIISVKNSKKLKMYFAGKDVQEPVV is encoded by the coding sequence ATGAGAAGTACGCTATTAACAATTTTTGTTTTTCTACAATCATTTTTTGTTACACTTCAGTTAGACGCCCAAGAGCCGAAACTAGACAGTCTCAAAACCGTAGTAAAACAAAAAAAGAGGGATAGCACAATCGTTAATGCCCTTTTAGAAATATCAACCTTATTGGCACGTTCGGAACCGGAAGAATCAAAAGAATACGCACAGAAAGCCATAGATATGGCCAAGGCTATAAAGTTTACCAAAGGCCAAGCCTATGGTTACAAAAATCTTGGTCTACTTTTATACTTTAAAGGAGAGTTGAACAAGGAATTGATAGATTTGTGGAAGAAATCCTTAGACTTGTTCAAAGAAATTGAATTTAAAACAGGAATTAGTAACCTTCAAAATAATTTAGGTAGCGTTTATCAAACCAAAGGGGATGATCCTACTGCCTTGGCCTACTTTCTGAAATCGCTTAGGCTTGCCGAAGAAATAAAAGACCCTTTCCGTATAAGTACGGCATATCTCAATATTGGGGGTGTTTATTCTAATGAAAAAGCAACGTACGAGCAAGCACTGGAAGCATATAACAAGTCCAAAGAAATCTTTGAAGAAATAGATTATTATCACGGAGCGGCCTACGCCGCTATTAATATTGCCGAAATACAACTTAATACCAATAATCCAGAAGCTGCACTTAAAGGCTTGGAGGATTCAATGGAACTTTTTGATAAAAACGATACTGATTTTGCTAATGTGCTCATCATGATAGGAAGAGCATACGAGGATATGGGTAAGCCAAAAATCGCCGAAACAAACTATTTGAATGCAATTGAAATTGCACTTTCAAATGACGCAAAAATGGAGGCCTCAAAAGCGTACATAAAATTAGCAGATATGTACAGGTCGAAGAATTTACCTTCTAAGGCCCTAGACCAATATCAAAATGCCTTAAAGTTAACTGAATCTACAAAAATATTTAGAGATAAAAGAGATATTTATGCAGGGTTGGCGCAGGTTCATGCCCAACTTGGCGATTATCAAAATGCTTTTAACTTTCAAAAACAATTTTCCGCCGTAAGGGATACTATCAAAAATGATGACTACGAAGCTACCCTTGGAAACCTGAGATTTCAATTCGACATAGAGAATAAAGAAAAAGAAATTGAATTGCTAAACGCAGAAAACAAGGTGAAAGAAGTTGGTCTGGAAAGAGCGGCAATTTCTAAAAAGTATTTTTATGCAGTTGCAGCCCTACTCTTCGCCATTGCCTTAGGCGCAATTATGCAATATCGTTTCGTGAAAAAATCCAATAAAAAGTTAGCACAGGAACGGAACAAGGCAGAACAAATTCTTTTAAACATACTTCCAAAGGAAACAGCGGAAGAATTGAAGTTACATGGGAGCGTAAAGGCCAAAGAATTTAAACAGATTACGGTACTTTTCACCGATTTCAAAGCATTTTCCGTGATTGCTGAAGAAATTTCCGCAGAGGCCCTGGTCCGTAGTGTGGATTATTACTTCAAAAAATTTGATGAGATTACCCAGCGTCATGGACTAGAGAAAATTAAGACCATTGGTGATGCCTACATGTGTGCTGGTGGATTACCTACAGAAAATACCACGCATGCATTTGATGCATTCAATGCTGCCCAGGAAATCTTAAAATTCGTTGAGGATACCCTGAAAAACCCTCCAGAAGGCATCTATCCCTTTCAAATTAGGATTGGCCTAAATACGGGGCCTGTTGTGGCGGGAGTGGTAGGAACCAAAAAATTTCAATATGATATTTGGGGAAATACCGTAAACATTGCGGCTCGTATGGAATCTAATTCCATTCCGGGGAAAATAAATATTTCAGAAAATACGCATGAAATATTAAAGAATGAAATAGACTTTACCTACAGGGGAATAATTTCGGTCAAAAATTCAAAAAAGCTCAAAATGTACTTTGCAGGTAAAGATGTTCAGGAACCAGTTGTTTGA
- a CDS encoding TonB-dependent receptor has product MKSVVTLITLFIATTIMGQNVISGSITDTNSLPIAGANVYLEGTYDGASTDAEGNFIFTTSETGTQNLIVSMLSFETYMQAGDVSYLKDLNITMREAVNQLSGVTLTAGTFEAGDNSKASVLKPLDIVTTAGAAGDFVAALRTLPGTTTVNEDGRLFVRGGAAGETQVFIDGLRVFQPFNATANNIPTRGRFSPFLFKGITFSTGGYSAEYGQALSSVLLLNTTDVPDQEKTDISIMSVGGGVGHTEIWGDQSLSVNTSYINLAPYEALIPSDQGVQWNRPYESIAGEAVFRSKGEKSMFKLYTGFNHANLDIAQEDINFDEYIDFKLKNNNLYFNSSYKHFFDKEWTLTTGGSISVDKNDIGLLENTIDIRETGSHLKAKIGKSFSNRFQLNFGAEYFITDYEETFSTADGFTFDSAYTDNLFGAFTEADIFFSNKFAMKVGARLERSSVMNTLTVSPRASLAYKSGEKGQFSLAYGDFYQNPLSEVLRYDQSLESEKTSHYILNYQYLDNGKTFRAEAYYKNYDNLVKFNTEMPQFDSNYSNNGDGYATGLDIFWRDNKSIKNLDYWISYSYLDTERDYRNFMERATPNFAPKHSFSLVTKYFITDWRSQVGFSYNYGSGRPYDNPNTAEFLAEKTRSYNNLSVNWAYLISQQKILYVSVSNIAGFKNVNGYQYANTPNAAGNFDRRTISPAADSFFFVGFFWTISQDNKSNQLDNL; this is encoded by the coding sequence ATGAAATCAGTCGTAACGTTAATCACTTTATTTATCGCCACTACCATCATGGGACAAAATGTCATATCGGGTTCTATAACGGACACCAATTCCTTGCCCATAGCAGGCGCCAATGTATATCTGGAGGGTACTTATGACGGGGCCTCCACCGATGCTGAGGGAAACTTTATTTTTACCACTTCGGAAACCGGTACCCAAAATCTCATCGTATCCATGCTATCCTTTGAGACCTACATGCAGGCTGGGGACGTTTCTTATTTAAAAGACTTGAACATAACGATGCGCGAGGCCGTCAACCAATTGAGCGGTGTAACCTTGACCGCCGGTACCTTTGAGGCCGGGGACAATTCCAAAGCTTCCGTGCTTAAACCTTTGGATATTGTAACTACTGCCGGAGCAGCCGGCGACTTTGTGGCGGCTTTGCGTACCTTACCCGGCACGACCACTGTTAATGAAGACGGCCGATTGTTCGTTAGGGGAGGTGCCGCCGGAGAGACACAGGTATTTATAGACGGCCTTCGCGTATTCCAACCATTTAATGCTACTGCAAACAACATTCCCACTAGAGGACGGTTTTCGCCATTCCTGTTCAAGGGCATCACCTTTAGCACCGGGGGTTATTCTGCAGAATACGGTCAGGCACTGTCCAGCGTTCTACTGCTAAACACCACCGACGTTCCCGACCAGGAAAAAACGGATATCTCCATCATGTCCGTTGGGGGAGGTGTAGGGCATACAGAAATTTGGGGCGATCAATCGTTGAGCGTGAATACGTCCTATATCAATTTAGCGCCCTATGAAGCTTTGATTCCGTCGGATCAGGGCGTACAGTGGAACCGCCCTTATGAGTCCATTGCAGGGGAGGCGGTATTTCGTAGCAAAGGAGAAAAAAGTATGTTCAAACTCTATACGGGATTTAATCACGCCAATCTGGATATCGCACAGGAGGATATCAATTTTGATGAATACATCGATTTTAAATTAAAGAACAACAACCTTTATTTTAACAGTTCGTACAAGCATTTTTTCGATAAGGAGTGGACCTTAACTACCGGCGGTAGTATCTCGGTAGATAAGAACGACATTGGGTTATTGGAAAATACCATCGATATCCGGGAAACGGGCTCACATCTAAAGGCCAAGATTGGGAAGAGCTTTAGTAACCGCTTTCAGTTGAATTTTGGGGCTGAGTATTTCATTACCGATTATGAGGAGACTTTTTCCACTGCTGACGGGTTTACTTTTGACAGTGCCTATACGGATAACTTGTTCGGGGCGTTCACCGAAGCCGATATATTCTTTAGCAACAAGTTCGCCATGAAAGTAGGCGCACGGCTAGAGCGTAGCAGTGTAATGAATACGCTTACGGTATCCCCAAGGGCCTCTTTGGCCTACAAGAGCGGGGAAAAAGGTCAGTTTTCCTTGGCTTACGGGGATTTTTACCAAAATCCCTTATCGGAGGTTTTGCGCTATGACCAAAGTCTGGAATCGGAGAAAACATCGCACTACATCCTCAACTATCAATATTTGGATAACGGAAAGACCTTTAGGGCAGAGGCGTATTATAAGAATTATGACAACTTGGTGAAATTTAATACGGAGATGCCCCAATTCGATTCCAATTACTCGAACAATGGGGATGGCTACGCCACCGGCTTAGATATTTTTTGGAGGGATAACAAGAGCATCAAAAACTTGGATTACTGGATATCCTACTCGTACTTGGATACGGAACGTGACTATCGGAATTTTATGGAAAGGGCAACGCCCAATTTTGCACCTAAGCATAGTTTTTCCTTGGTGACCAAATACTTTATAACCGATTGGCGCTCACAGGTAGGTTTTTCCTATAACTACGGTTCCGGTAGGCCCTACGACAACCCGAATACGGCTGAATTTCTGGCCGAGAAAACCAGGTCGTACAACAACCTAAGCGTAAACTGGGCCTATTTGATTTCCCAGCAAAAGATTTTATACGTCTCCGTAAGTAACATTGCCGGATTCAAGAACGTAAACGGCTATCAGTATGCCAACACCCCGAACGCTGCAGGTAATTTTGATAGACGAACCATAAGCCCTGCGGCCGATTCCTTTTTCTTTGTAGGCTTCTTTTGGACTATCAGTCAGGACAACAAAAGCAACCAGTTGGATAATTTATAA